In Perca flavescens isolate YP-PL-M2 chromosome 7, PFLA_1.0, whole genome shotgun sequence, the following proteins share a genomic window:
- the LOC114558903 gene encoding uncharacterized protein LOC114558903 isoform X2 — protein MSSLDLMKKECFASGTLSSASLKRRFKRRVAPRAQQDADSECQLCRCSIFSLSGSSRTVRRILTACVLSFLALLGSVSIDLSSNFDLLHTTEGAYNELTSCRTIAILQLVRKLQNMRRLFAKDVANETLKASFSEVVFPVFDHLCGEKLGHSNGHGVPCGVELAGFCQEMLWSVQGFLNASLDTNGTSENGTSAYSLAIGRLLDIWGTAEETLVKVKQHYNWRDVLSARLLIKFIELNHQLMDFPHVATHTDFQHKWTYELSYLGFARVMTERLNECWLENIDFKLNSSQRVKHSYIFDTSLWQISGAGTELLSGSHTGIQALTNTQRCLFDRAVPALRLESRSVSSGLSMKVCLLAIACLIYPVVMFSFKQMTEWIQNYAQSLKEKTEDLKRQRQLAEDLLHQMLPKSVAKQLRQQKHVEAESYEKVTIFFSDIVGFTSISASCAPLQVVEMLNNLYMCFDTRIDSYNVYKVETIGDAYMVVSGLPERNGDRHADEIAKMALDLLAAVRQVSIPHMPDHRLELRAGIHTGPCVAGIVGYKMPRYCLFGDTVNTASRMESTSLPQRIHTSSETYLALIKDNAYELQLRGEIEVKGKGKMNTYWLIGHKNYSVQNDSLVCHWNPNKTRKKKTVAGTDVSAANTGPA, from the exons ATGTCATCGCTGGACTTGATGAAAAAAGAGTGTTTCGCATCTGGGACTCTGTCCTCGGCTTCCCTAAAAAGAAGGTTCAAGAGGAGGGTCGCTCCGCGGGCGCAGCAGGATGCGGACAGCGAGTGTCAGCTGTgcag GTGTTCCATATTTTCCCTGTCTGGCAGTAGTCGCACTGTGCGTCGGATTTTGACAGCCTGCGTCCTCTCTTTCCTCGCCCTGCTTGGCTCCGTATCCATCGACCTCAGCTCCAACTTTGACCTGCTGCACACCACAGAGGGCGCCTACAACGAGCTGACTTCCTGCAGGACGATAGCCATCCTGCAACTCGTCAGGAAGCTTCAAAACATGAGACGCTTATTCGCCAAAGACGTGGCAAATGAGACATTGAAGGCCAGTTTTTCAGAGGTTGTGTTTCCTGTGTTCGATCATCTCTGTGGTGAAAAGTTGGGTCACAGCAATGGCCACGGGGTCCCTTGTGGTGTTGAGTTGGCTGGATTCTGCCAGGAGATGCTGTGGAGTGTTCAAGGATTCCTAAACGCTTCATTGGATACAAACGGCACGAGTGAAAACGGTACTTCTGCTTACTCCCTGGCCATCGGAAGACTTCTTGACATCTGGGGTACGGCAGAAGAAACTTTAGTCAAAGTCAAACAGCATTACAACTGGAGAGATGTACTGTCCGCAAGACTTCTGATAAAATTCATAGAGCTCAACCACCAGTTGATGGACTTCCCCCACGTGGCAACTCACACTGACTTCCAACACAAGTGGACTTACGAACTAAGCTACCTCGGCTTCGCCAGGGTTATGACAGAACGACTGAACGAATGCTGGTTAGAGAACATAGACTTCAAGTTAAACTCCAGCCAGCGTGTAAAACATTCTTATATTTTTGACACGAGTCTGTGGCAGATCTCTGGAGCAGGTACGGAGCTTCTGTCTGGGTCTCACACTGGAATCCAGGCTCTGACAAACACCCAGCGGTGCTTGTTTGATCGTGCCGTGCCCGCTCTCAGACTGGAGTCTCGATCCGTGTCTTCGGGCCTCAGTATGAAGGTCTGCCTGCTGGCCATTGCCTGCCTCATCTACCCGGTGGTGATGTTCTCCTTCAAGCAGATGACGGAGTGGATACAGAACTACGCCCAGAGCTTGAAGGAGAAGACTGAGGACCTAAAGCGCCAGAGGCAGCTGGCTGAGGATCTGCTGCACCAAATGCTGCCCAAGTCGGTTGCCAAGCAGCTCCGCCAGCAAAAACATGTCGAGGCGGAGAGCTATGAAAAG GTCACCATTTTTTTCTCCGACATCGTGGGCTTCACCTCCATCTCTGCGTCCTGTGCCCCTCTGCAAGTGGTGGAGATGCTCAACAACCTCTACATGTGCTTCGACACACGCATCGACTCCTACAATGTCTACAAG GTGGAGACAATCGGGGATGCATACATGGTGGTGAGCGGTCTGCCTGAGAGGAACGGCGATAGGCATGCCGATGAGATCGCAAAGATGGCGCTGGATCTGTTAGCAGCCGTCAGACAGGTCTCCATCCCTCACATGCCCGACCACAGGCTGGAGCTCCGAGCCGGCATCCACACAG GTCCATGTGTGGCGGGAATAGTCGGCTACAAGATGCCAAGATACTGTCTGTTTGGAGATACTGTCAACACGGCGTCCAGAATGGAGTCGACCAGCCTGC CTCAAAGAATCCACACCAGTTCCGAAACCTACTTGGCTCTGATCAAAGACAACGCCTACGAGCTGCAGCTTCGCGGAGAGATCGAGGTTAAG GGTAAAGGCAAAATGAACACATACTGGTTGATCGGCCATAAGAACTACAGTGTGCAGAATGACAGTCTGGTTTGCCACTGGAATCCTAACAAGACCAGAAAGAAGAAGACAGTGGCCGGCACTGATGTCTCTGCAGCCAAT ACCGGCCCGGCCTGA
- the LOC114558903 gene encoding uncharacterized protein LOC114558903 isoform X1, giving the protein MSSLDLMKKECFASGTLSSASLKRRFKRRVAPRAQQDADSECQLCRCSIFSLSGSSRTVRRILTACVLSFLALLGSVSIDLSSNFDLLHTTEGAYNELTSCRTIAILQLVRKLQNMRRLFAKDVANETLKASFSEVVFPVFDHLCGEKLGHSNGHGVPCGVELAGFCQEMLWSVQGFLNASLDTNGTSENGTSAYSLAIGRLLDIWGTAEETLVKVKQHYNWRDVLSARLLIKFIELNHQLMDFPHVATHTDFQHKWTYELSYLGFARVMTERLNECWLENIDFKLNSSQRVKHSYIFDTSLWQISGAGTELLSGSHTGIQALTNTQRCLFDRAVPALRLESRSVSSGLSMKVCLLAIACLIYPVVMFSFKQMTEWIQNYAQSLKEKTEDLKRQRQLAEDLLHQMLPKSVAKQLRQQKHVEAESYEKVTIFFSDIVGFTSISASCAPLQVVEMLNNLYMCFDTRIDSYNVYKVETIGDAYMVVSGLPERNGDRHADEIAKMALDLLAAVRQVSIPHMPDHRLELRAGIHTGPCVAGIVGYKMPRYCLFGDTVNTASRMESTSLPQRIHTSSETYLALIKDNAYELQLRGEIEVKGKGKMNTYWLIGHKNYSVQNDSLVCHWNPNKTRKKKTVAGTDVSAANSSVTVQSLSENTTTAVSLPSSDRPGLSVAAHMEHYNGGYGTLGSMIGGLQGVDEPANV; this is encoded by the exons ATGTCATCGCTGGACTTGATGAAAAAAGAGTGTTTCGCATCTGGGACTCTGTCCTCGGCTTCCCTAAAAAGAAGGTTCAAGAGGAGGGTCGCTCCGCGGGCGCAGCAGGATGCGGACAGCGAGTGTCAGCTGTgcag GTGTTCCATATTTTCCCTGTCTGGCAGTAGTCGCACTGTGCGTCGGATTTTGACAGCCTGCGTCCTCTCTTTCCTCGCCCTGCTTGGCTCCGTATCCATCGACCTCAGCTCCAACTTTGACCTGCTGCACACCACAGAGGGCGCCTACAACGAGCTGACTTCCTGCAGGACGATAGCCATCCTGCAACTCGTCAGGAAGCTTCAAAACATGAGACGCTTATTCGCCAAAGACGTGGCAAATGAGACATTGAAGGCCAGTTTTTCAGAGGTTGTGTTTCCTGTGTTCGATCATCTCTGTGGTGAAAAGTTGGGTCACAGCAATGGCCACGGGGTCCCTTGTGGTGTTGAGTTGGCTGGATTCTGCCAGGAGATGCTGTGGAGTGTTCAAGGATTCCTAAACGCTTCATTGGATACAAACGGCACGAGTGAAAACGGTACTTCTGCTTACTCCCTGGCCATCGGAAGACTTCTTGACATCTGGGGTACGGCAGAAGAAACTTTAGTCAAAGTCAAACAGCATTACAACTGGAGAGATGTACTGTCCGCAAGACTTCTGATAAAATTCATAGAGCTCAACCACCAGTTGATGGACTTCCCCCACGTGGCAACTCACACTGACTTCCAACACAAGTGGACTTACGAACTAAGCTACCTCGGCTTCGCCAGGGTTATGACAGAACGACTGAACGAATGCTGGTTAGAGAACATAGACTTCAAGTTAAACTCCAGCCAGCGTGTAAAACATTCTTATATTTTTGACACGAGTCTGTGGCAGATCTCTGGAGCAGGTACGGAGCTTCTGTCTGGGTCTCACACTGGAATCCAGGCTCTGACAAACACCCAGCGGTGCTTGTTTGATCGTGCCGTGCCCGCTCTCAGACTGGAGTCTCGATCCGTGTCTTCGGGCCTCAGTATGAAGGTCTGCCTGCTGGCCATTGCCTGCCTCATCTACCCGGTGGTGATGTTCTCCTTCAAGCAGATGACGGAGTGGATACAGAACTACGCCCAGAGCTTGAAGGAGAAGACTGAGGACCTAAAGCGCCAGAGGCAGCTGGCTGAGGATCTGCTGCACCAAATGCTGCCCAAGTCGGTTGCCAAGCAGCTCCGCCAGCAAAAACATGTCGAGGCGGAGAGCTATGAAAAG GTCACCATTTTTTTCTCCGACATCGTGGGCTTCACCTCCATCTCTGCGTCCTGTGCCCCTCTGCAAGTGGTGGAGATGCTCAACAACCTCTACATGTGCTTCGACACACGCATCGACTCCTACAATGTCTACAAG GTGGAGACAATCGGGGATGCATACATGGTGGTGAGCGGTCTGCCTGAGAGGAACGGCGATAGGCATGCCGATGAGATCGCAAAGATGGCGCTGGATCTGTTAGCAGCCGTCAGACAGGTCTCCATCCCTCACATGCCCGACCACAGGCTGGAGCTCCGAGCCGGCATCCACACAG GTCCATGTGTGGCGGGAATAGTCGGCTACAAGATGCCAAGATACTGTCTGTTTGGAGATACTGTCAACACGGCGTCCAGAATGGAGTCGACCAGCCTGC CTCAAAGAATCCACACCAGTTCCGAAACCTACTTGGCTCTGATCAAAGACAACGCCTACGAGCTGCAGCTTCGCGGAGAGATCGAGGTTAAG GGTAAAGGCAAAATGAACACATACTGGTTGATCGGCCATAAGAACTACAGTGTGCAGAATGACAGTCTGGTTTGCCACTGGAATCCTAACAAGACCAGAAAGAAGAAGACAGTGGCCGGCACTGATGTCTCTGCAGCCAAT TCATCAGTGACAGTGCAGAGCCTCAGTGAGAACACCACCACCGCAGTCTCCCTTCCCTCCTCAGACCGGCCCGGCCTGAGCGTGGCGGCTCACATGGAGCATTACAACGGCGGCTACGGCACCCTGGGCTCCATGATTGGGGGGCTGCAGGGAGTAGACGAACCAGCCAACGTATAG